In Candidatus Micrarchaeum acidiphilum ARMAN-2, the genomic window CAGGAATGCAGCTTCCAGCAAAGTGCCAATACAGAAGCTTGCTGACAGAATTTCGTCGTATTTTGTGCCTTTGGTAGTGGCACTGGCAGTGCTGGCGGCATTGCTTTGGTACATTTTTGGAGGCGTTGGGACATCGGTTGCCGTGCTCATATTTGTAAGCGTTTTGATAATAGCGTGTCCGTGCGCCCTCGGAATCGCAACTCCTGCTGCGCTGCTGGTGGCTTCCGGCAGGGCAGCAAAATTCGGGATACTCGTAAAGAGCGGTGAAAGCCTGCAGGCCGCAAGCAAGGTGGATACCGTAGTACTTGACAAGACGGGTACGCTTACAGAAGGCAAACCTGCAGTCACAGATATTATCCCGCTTGCGGGCTACGGCAAGGCCGATGTCCTGGCATATGCCGCATCCGCAGAAATAAACTCTGAGCATCCGCTGGGCAGGGCAGTTGTCGAAGAAGCAAAGAAGAATGGCATGAAGGTAAAATTTCCGAAAAAGTTCTCATACAGGCAGGGAAGCGGGGTAATTGCCGTTGATTCAAAGGAAAACAAAATTTTAGTAGGCAACCGCGACCTTTTCAGCAAGGCAGAAATTGAAGCGGTAGAGAGCAAGCTGGGAGAGCTGGAAGATGGCGGGAAAACAGCACTTATCGTAGGCGTGAATGGGAAGATTATAGGCTTAATATCTGTTGCGGACGAGCTCAAAAATGGGAGCAGGGAGGCTGTCAAAGAGCTGCTCGATGCGGGCCTTGACGTATGGCTGATAACTGGTGATAACAGGGAGGTTGCCGCAGGCATTGCGGCGCAGCTCGGCATAAAGAATGTGATGTCAGAAGCAAAGCCTGGAGACAAAATGAAAAAGATTGAGGAAATGCAGAAAAGCGGCAGGGTTGTGGCCATGATAGGAGACGGAGTAAATGACGCACCTGCACTCACGAAGGCGGACCTTGGCATAGCGATTGGTGCCGGCTCTGAAGTCGCAGTGCAGGCAGGAGGGATAGTCCTGATACAGAACAACCTGCACGGCGCTGTGGTGGCTTTGAGGCTGGGAAGGAGGACAATGTCGAAGATAAAGCAGAACCTCGCATGGGCCTTTGGATACAATGCAGTGCTCATTCCGGTGGCTGCCGGCGCACTCATTCCTTTCTTTACGACAGGCGTGTACGATTTTCTGCCCATGCTGGCTGCGCTTGCAATGGCCTTCAGCTCCGTTACTGTGGTTTCAAATTCTCTTCTGCTGCTGAATTTTAAGTAGTGCAGCCTCTGCACAACTTCAATCTTATGCCTTATTATTTTTTTCTATACAATTTTTCTTAATCCTCTTTGGTATGAATTTCATCATGGCCACAAAAAAGAATAAGACTGCAGACGGGTTAAGGCTTGATTATTCCGGCGGAGGCTACCCACCGGCGCCTTCAGTGTCAAAGGCGGTAAGGGACGCGTTGCCAAAGCTGAACCTTTATCCGTACGAATGGTACGACGAGCTCAGGAGCGCCATAGCTTCCTATTCGGGGGTCAGAAAGGAGAATGTGCTGCCGACCAATGGCGGCGACGAGGCAATAGGAATTATTACTTCGATATTTGGAAAGAGATCGCTTATCCCTGCGCCGACTTACGGGCAGTACGAGTATATAGCCAGGGCATACGGCTACAGCATACGCCTCAAGGACTGCATGCCAGATGGCTACAACTACAAAGTGGCCTACACAAATTCTGATCTCAGATGGGCCACTCTGACATGGATATGCAATCCGAACAACCCCACCGGAAACATAGTTCCGCGTGAGGACATAGAAGATTTCCTGCACGAGACGGGAGGCCTTCTTGTTGTCGACGAAGCGCATTACGAGTTCTGCGGGAAAACCGTAGTTGACATGGTTGAAAGGTACGACAACCTTGCCGTAATAAGGACTTTTTCTAAGGCATTTGGTATAGCTGGGCTTAGACTCGGATACATAATCGCCAATGAAAGGCTTGTAGAGCGCCTTAACTCATCCAAGCAGGAGTTCAACGTCAGCAGGGTTTCAAGAGACGCTGGCATAGCCGCTCTCAGATCGCTGCCATACTACAGAAGGCAGATCAGGAGGACGATTGCGGAAAGAGACCTGACAGAGAGGTTTTGCAGAAGCCTTGGAATATTCGCATTCGAATCCAACGGCAGGTTTATACTGCTCAGGTTCAGCAGCAGGAAGGAACTCTACAGGGTGCACCGCAGCCTGAAGGCAGACGGCATAACTACTTTTGTTTCTGGTGATTCGGAGTTCAGCGGGCTGCGCGGACCTTACATGAGGATAGCAGCAGGCAGCAGCATGCAGATGCGGAGGTTCAGGAAGGCAATTAGAAAGGTAATTATTAAAAAACCTGTGTATTCCGCTAATAAGAAATGATTAAATATTAGTTCAGCTCCATTGTTTTTGGGGTTTTTATGCAAACTTTGGCAAAGTCGGACTCCGAAAAGTTGGTCGAGAGGATAATAAAGGAGGAGGACAAGCTTATCTTCTTGAATTCGTGGCTTGGGAGGCTCTTGAGGGGAAGGGATGAAGATTATAAACTTGAAATTTCACGCTCTGCCAAGAACATAGCCGGAATGCTCAGGGACCTGATGGCGCAGGAGCATGGCCCGATCACCTACGTAAGACACAACATTGAGCTTTACCCGTTCAGGGTGGAAAAATTACACAAAATATACTCCAAGGAAATCGTAGATAAGTTCATAGAAATTGAAAAGAAGCTAAAGCTCTTATACATGCCAATGCCGCAGGCTGTCAACCAGACATATGATTACGATTACGAAGTAGTCGACAGCACGAACAACCGTGAAAGGTCGAACGGCATACTGACGCACATGCTGGGCACCTTGAGCTCCAAATATCCGGAGGCAGCATTCAATCCAATAAAATTCTAAATAATTAATAGGTATGTGCTGCGCGGCCGCTGTGCGCAATGCTTTTAAAGTCAGCAAGAGTTCTCAATCGTTATTGTCTGCGTATAGGCTCCTGAAGGCTGGCCTGAAGGTATTGATACGCCTAGATTTATTGTATTGGAACCGGAGGCAGGGATTTCAATTGATGTATTAAATGCGGTTCCTGAAAGTTTGCTTGCCGATGCAAATGGAGTGTTTGATGTTGCGGACCATGAAGTATTGCTCACGCCGAAATTGGAGCTTGTTGAAGCCCATTTTGTTCCATATATAAAAAGGTATGCGAGTGCGGTTCCAGAGTTCGAATCGATCACGGAATTTACAGTAGGTATGCTTGTTGCCGGGTTAAGGGTGCCGAAGTCGATTGCGTTTGGACTGAGGTTTATATTGCACACGTTGACAGGGCTAAACTTTATTTGTGTGATGTTTCCCGCGATTATGTAGCCGTTGTCTGGAAACGGCACGTATTTTATGCCTGAGACTGTTTGGTTAGGCACAGTAAACAGGTAGTTACCAGGTATTGTATCGAAGGCTATTGTATTGCTGCTGCTGGAATTGAGCATGCCGTCGTAAATCGCATTCCATGTTGTACCAGAAGGCAGACCGGTTTCTCCGAATGTAGTTATTCCATTGTAGTTGGCGGTGACTGTGCCGTTTCCGATTATGGTAAGGTTGGTTGGGCTTGCAAGGTCGTTTTTTATGGTGAGATTTACGGTGTTGCTTACCGACCAGTAACTGAATACGAAATGTGGGGGCGGCTGGGCAGATATGGTTCCGTTTCCTATCTGGTTTGCAGAAAATCCGTTCGGATAGTCCTTTCCTTCGAAATAGACCACACCTGACTGCGGATTGTCATCAAACTTTACTGTGTAGGGATTGAATACGTATGCAGCGAGGACGGCGGCGCCGGTGCCGGTGCCCGTAAGCGTGCTTGATGCAGTGTATGTTCCGACTGTTTGGTTTTGGCACACTGCAACATATGCCGAGTCCGCCTCATCAGGATCTTCAATCGAATTTACAAGGCTGCAGTTGCTAGGGATATTAAAGGATGACGGGCTTACCCCGGATGCGCCTATTATAACTACGAAAGATCCGGATTTCGAGACAGTATATGTAAGGCTGTCTGCCGTTGCTGAGTTGGCCGCAGCAGTATATGCAGTATAAGATTTGGCATTGACGCCAATGCCTACAAGCGACATGTTCGGATCTGCCGCAGGAGTGCTTGCAGTGCATGTGTTGCTGGTTTGAAACCCGGCAGAAGCCGCAGGCTTGCGGGATAATGGGCCCGTAGCTGTTACGCTGGGCGTCCAGCTTGGTGGAGCTCCTGGTTTAAGGTGATTTATCACACCGACAGCACAGAGGTATAGAGGATAGCCAGGTTTCATAGTTATTGATAACGGTGTGGAAGAGCTGTATGCGCCATTTGATGAATATGCTACGACAGACGTTTCAGGCAATATTTCAAAGTTGCCAGTAATTGCTGTGGCAGTGTAGTTTGCATTCCCCGTTGTATTGAAAACTGCATTGTATGTGCCTACGCCCGGGGCAGTTACAAATGAACCTGTTTTGTAAGTGGATGCTGAGAGCGCGTTGTTTACATAAAGATTGCCTAGCAGCTGCGAATCATACGTCGAAATGCCGAAAAGTATTTTGCCGCCGGTTCCATTGTATATAAAGGAGCGGGGCACGCGCAGCGATAGCGATGGATTTGCCTTTATGACATTAACAGTTATGCTGTTTGAAAGGGCGCCGGTAGAAGGAAGGTAAGCGGTTATGTTGTAGCTGCCAACGCCGTACGGCTTTGTAGAATTGCACGTATACATGTTGCACGATGCAGTGCCCGTTCCGGAAGCGACTACAGTGCCTTTTGAAGTTCCGCTGCCTATGAGTATGTCTACCGTCTCGTTGCTTAACGGCGCTATTGCGCGTATTATGTCGCTTTGATTGTAAGGCACAGTTGTGTATTGCGCTGATATTGTGAGAACGCCCTTTTGCGAAAAGCTGATAAGTGTTGAGTTTCCTGCAACCAAGCTGCCTGATGATGGGGTTGGTATATAAGTTATGCCGTTGTATGTTACGTTAGATGTTGTAAATATGAAGTTGCCGGGTGCCGTGCTGAAGACTATCGCATTTGGGGCTATTACATTTTCTGTTATTCCATCGTATGTCATATTCCATACTGCACCGGTAGGGAGCCCAGACTCGTCAAAAGTTGAGTTGCCGTTCCATGATGCAGTAAGGGTGCCATTGCCTTGAATGCCTACACTGGTTGTGGGATTGAGGCTGTTTGCTATTATTATGTTGGAAGGGTTGTTAGTGGACCAACCGTGAAATGTAAAATTGCCAGTTGGAGGTGGGTTTGCCGTAACTTTTTGTTCTCCCACTATCGATGCGCTTGCGCCGTTTTGATAGTTTACCCCTGAGATAGTCATGTTCGCGGATTGGGGCACGTCCAGCAGATTTACCGTTCCTATTGGGAATACGTAGGCCGCCAAGGCCATCGAGGTAAGATTCCCGTCTGATGCTGTTATAGTATAAGTGCCTGCAGACTGGTTTTGGCACACGTCTACATAAGTGTTAGTATAGGTTCCATAGGTCGCAGTGGACTTACATGATACGCTCGGGGTAAAGGCTAATGTCATGCCCCCATACCATCCAGACGCGGCAGTCACTATCACCAAGGAGTTAGAATTGGTTACGGTATAGGTCAGCGACACGCTGCTGCTGTCAGATGCGTTTGCGGCAAAGGCGGTATATTTGGATGCGTTGATTCCGATGCCAGATACTATCATACCGTAATAAGCTTCATTGAATTCCGTCAGCGAGCACACATTGCTGGATTGGTAGCCTACAGATGCATTTAATTTGGTTGTCGCAGCGCCGCTCGGCGCTTCGCTTTCCACGTTCCACGACGGCGCAGAATTGAATACTGTGGATACAGCTCCCGCACAGAGGTAAAGGTTGTACCCAGGGGTCAATGTTAGGTTGACAGTTAGCTGCGTATCAGATATATCCGATATGCTGTTTACCGCAGAAAAAGATACTAGATATGTAGAAAACGAGGGCGATATCGCGCTATACACATAGTTGCCGTCCTTTTGGTAAAGCAGGTTTGTTTCTATCGGGTTCCATGTGCTGTTTGCATACCTGTACATCGTAACTTGGAATGGGGATATATCCTTCGATTGTATCCATAAAGAATTTACGCTGAACACGTACTCTGCCTTGTGCACGTATTGGTCGCTCAGGCTGCTGTTTATCAGCATGTATGTATAGACTGGTTTTTTAAAGCTCTGTGAAGCCTTTAGCAACTGGCTTCCTATGCTTATTTTTACATTGGTATTGCTTGAAATGTCGTTTGTCGGTTCAACGTATATGGAGTCAAGGAACGCGTTTGGACCTGAGTTGCTGCCATTTGATACCCACAGTGGATTTAGTATCCCTGCATATACTTTTGGAGCACTGATTGAAATCGCATTTGCAGATAACTTGTGTGAATTTTTCACCATATACAGCACGCTGCTAGCTGGGTTTGCGTTATTTAGTGCTAATACAATATTCTGCTGTGTACCGTTGCTATAGTTCTGCGTGTACGCCAATATGTCCTGGAGGCCATTTGGAGGTCTCTTTTTGCTTGCAGTTATTTCGTTCATTAGATTGTATATTTTCTGGTATATTGCGGAATACTCTGACTGACTAAGATTGTACTTTAAAAGGCTGTTTGACACAAAGTTGGCATGTGGCAGTTGCTCTGAAAATTTTACTCTTATAACGCTTGATTCTAAACCATTCAGCATGCCGTTACTTGGATATGGCGTGTAAGTATTGCCATACGAAATTGAATTGGATATGGCGAAGGGTTCTATTGCTGCAATATTGTTAAACGTTATTGAGTTTGGTGCAAATGTGTTACTTGTTACGGAGCCGTATGAAACGCTCCACTGCGTGCCGTTCGGAAGCCCGGACTCTACGAATTCCGTGTATGGCACTGTTGTAGATGAAGTTGTGCTTGACGACGTTGTTGTTGAAGTTGAACTTACTGAATTGCTTGTGCTTGAGGCGTATGCAAATGAAGCACTTGCGGCGTACATTACCACCGCAATCGCGATTGCAAACATAGCCAGGGCTCCAAGTGCGTACGCGCCCGGTACCCCGTTTCCATGCAGCTGCATGGGTTTCATACGCACTTCCTTTGATTTTAAAAGCTTATAAACCATTTTATTTGACTTTGCTTTTGCGTAATCTTATGGCTACTTATATTCGTAGAACCCTTCCTTGGACTTTCTTCCGAGCTTGCCCTGGCTTACCTTCTCGCTTATGAGCTTCGCCGGCTTGTATTTCTCGTCTCCGGTCTCGTTGTATATTGCCTCCATTATGTCCTTGCACACGTCAAGGCCTATGAAGTCTGCCAGCTCCAGGGGGCCCATGGGGTGGTTGAGGCCAAGCTTGACTATGGTGTCTATTCCTTCCCTGTCCGCAACACCTTTTTCCAAAAGCAGCGCTGCTTCGTTGAGCATAGGCATCAGCACGCTATTGGCTACAAAGCCAGGATAGTCTTTGACTCTGATTGGGACTTTTCCGCATGCCTTGGCAAGGCTTATTGCCATTGCAGCAGCATCCTCTGAAGTAGACTCTGCCACTACTATTTCAACGGGCTTCATTACAGGCACTGGATTGAAAAAGTGCATTCCGAGGAACTTTGACGGATCAGATAGAGCTGATGCCATCTTTTTTATCGGTATCGAGGACGTGTTTGTTGCTATTATCGCCTGTCCGGAAAACTTTTCGATCTGCTTTAGCACGCCAGTCTTTTCATCGAGCTCTTCTGCAACGGCCTCTATTATTGCAGATGAGCCTGATATTTCAGAATAGTCTGTGGTAAGCTTGAGCATCGAAAGCAGTTTCTGCTTGTCCTGCTCTGACATTGCCCCTTTCTTTATCGCCTTGTCCATGCTTGCGCCGATTCTTTCAGCGCCCTTTTTTATTGATTCGTCGCTTCTTCCAACAACTACTACCGAGTATCCTGCCTGCAAAAAGGACTGTGCTATGCCAGAGCCCATTGTTCCTGGACCAATTACAGATATTTTTCCAGCCATTTAATCTACCCTGCTTATCACCATGGATGCGGATCCGCCGCCGCCGTGGCACAGCGATACCACCCCCATATTCTTTTTCCTGTCCCGCATTGCATGGACCAGGGTTGCGAGTAGCCTGGCGCCCGATGCACCTATCGGATGCCCAAGTGCAGTTGCGCCTCCGTTAACGTTGAGTTTGTCCAGGCTTATGCCCATTTCCTTTGCAACTCCGAGAACCTGCACGCAGAATGCCTCGTTTATTTCGAACAGATCTACGTCTTCGATTGCCCTGCCTGTCTTTGAAAGGGCCTTGGATATTGAGTCTATAGGCGAAAGGCCGTACCAGTTGGGGTCTATCCCTCCATCGGCATAGGATTCTATCCTGGCAATGGGCTTCAGTCCCAGTTCCTTTACCTTTTTGCCTGATACCACTATCGAAAATGCAGCGCCGTCGCTTAGCTGCGACGCATTGCCAGCAGTTACCGTGCCGCCCTCCTTGAAAGCGGGCTTAAGCGCGGCCAGCTTTTCTATGCTTGTATCGCGGCGTATGCCTTCGTCCTGGGAGAAGACCTCGCCGCTCTTGAGCTTTATTGGTATGATTTCGTCCCTGAACTTTCCATTGTCGGTTGCGTATGCTGCGCGCCTGTGGCTTTCAACTGCAAATTTGTCCTGGTCTCCGCGCGCTATGCCGTCCTTTTCGCCTATTTTTTCCGCTATCGTGCCCATGTGCATGTCAGAGTAGCAGTCCCAGAGGCCTGTGTACAACATTTCGTCGACCAAATCATAGGAATCTGCGCTCCCGTTTGCATTTGCAAAATCGTACAGCTCCTTTAGTTTAACATTGCCAAATTTCCTGAATGAGCGCACGCCCTTGACAGTGTGCGGCGAGTTGGTCATGCTTTCAATGCCGCCGGCTATTACGATATCAGAATTTCCTGCCTGTATCGACTCCGCGGCAAGCGAAACGGCCTTCAGGCCGGATGCACATACCATGTTGACGTTGAGCGTTGGCACGGTGTTCTTTAGCCCAGAGTATATCAGGACCTGCTTTGCCGGATTCTGCCCGAGCCCTGCGGAAAGCACGTTTCCGACTATTATGCTGTCAGGGACAGCACCCATTTTTGATTTTGAAACAAGACCCTTGACCACTTCTGCTCCAAGAGCCGTTGCAGTAAATTCTGACAGCCTGCCCATGAATTTTCCTATGGGGCTCCTCACAGATTCCAGTATGTATGCATCCTCCATTTCCACACCGCCATTATTTGTTATCATGAG contains:
- a CDS encoding acetyl-CoA acetyltransferase is translated as MITNNGGVEMEDAYILESVRSPIGKFMGRLSEFTATALGAEVVKGLVSKSKMGAVPDSIIVGNVLSAGLGQNPAKQVLIYSGLKNTVPTLNVNMVCASGLKAVSLAAESIQAGNSDIVIAGGIESMTNSPHTVKGVRSFRKFGNVKLKELYDFANANGSADSYDLVDEMLYTGLWDCYSDMHMGTIAEKIGEKDGIARGDQDKFAVESHRRAAYATDNGKFRDEIIPIKLKSGEVFSQDEGIRRDTSIEKLAALKPAFKEGGTVTAGNASQLSDGAAFSIVVSGKKVKELGLKPIARIESYADGGIDPNWYGLSPIDSISKALSKTGRAIEDVDLFEINEAFCVQVLGVAKEMGISLDKLNVNGGATALGHPIGASGARLLATLVHAMRDRKKNMGVVSLCHGGGGSASMVISRVD
- a CDS encoding aminotransferase class I and II, giving the protein MNFIMATKKNKTADGLRLDYSGGGYPPAPSVSKAVRDALPKLNLYPYEWYDELRSAIASYSGVRKENVLPTNGGDEAIGIITSIFGKRSLIPAPTYGQYEYIARAYGYSIRLKDCMPDGYNYKVAYTNSDLRWATLTWICNPNNPTGNIVPREDIEDFLHETGGLLVVDEAHYEFCGKTVVDMVERYDNLAVIRTFSKAFGIAGLRLGYIIANERLVERLNSSKQEFNVSRVSRDAGIAALRSLPYYRRQIRRTIAERDLTERFCRSLGIFAFESNGRFILLRFSSRKELYRVHRSLKADGITTFVSGDSEFSGLRGPYMRIAAGSSMQMRRFRKAIRKVIIKKPVYSANKK
- a CDS encoding 3-hydroxybutyryl-CoA dehydrogenase, translated to MAGKISVIGPGTMGSGIAQSFLQAGYSVVVVGRSDESIKKGAERIGASMDKAIKKGAMSEQDKQKLLSMLKLTTDYSEISGSSAIIEAVAEELDEKTGVLKQIEKFSGQAIIATNTSSIPIKKMASALSDPSKFLGMHFFNPVPVMKPVEIVVAESTSEDAAAMAISLAKACGKVPIRVKDYPGFVANSVLMPMLNEAALLLEKGVADREGIDTIVKLGLNHPMGPLELADFIGLDVCKDIMEAIYNETGDEKYKPAKLISEKVSQGKLGRKSKEGFYEYK
- a CDS encoding heavy metal translocating P-type ATPase, whose amino-acid sequence is MATDPVCGMYVDESSSTLTATVENRKYYFCSTTCKLQFEKPERELRGLKYALAVSWPITAVVVVLAYAPHFGLSDYIMLVLASIVQFYSGRRFYAGILDAIRNRSANMDTLIALGTSAAWAYSALVTLFPAVFRGGVYFDTSTIIISLILTGTYMQRIAEARASSAVSALMAMQPKTAYVLRGETPAEVPIEEVKVGDTILVRPGDRIPVDSVVIEGSSSADESMITGESMPVDKKPGDKVIGGTINVSGSLKVRATKVGEDTALSQIIEIVRNAASSKVPIQKLADRISSYFVPLVVALAVLAALLWYIFGGVGTSVAVLIFVSVLIIACPCALGIATPAALLVASGRAAKFGILVKSGESLQAASKVDTVVLDKTGTLTEGKPAVTDIIPLAGYGKADVLAYAASAEINSEHPLGRAVVEEAKKNGMKVKFPKKFSYRQGSGVIAVDSKENKILVGNRDLFSKAEIEAVESKLGELEDGGKTALIVGVNGKIIGLISVADELKNGSREAVKELLDAGLDVWLITGDNREVAAGIAAQLGIKNVMSEAKPGDKMKKIEEMQKSGRVVAMIGDGVNDAPALTKADLGIAIGAGSEVAVQAGGIVLIQNNLHGAVVALRLGRRTMSKIKQNLAWAFGYNAVLIPVAAGALIPFFTTGVYDFLPMLAALAMAFSSVTVVSNSLLLLNFK